The Helianthus annuus cultivar XRQ/B chromosome 11, HanXRQr2.0-SUNRISE, whole genome shotgun sequence region taatactataacccggctatttaggactgtatccctgctgactcagactacttagtcgagggtaacgtcaccgccaaaagcggggcctaccataatttgcattaataacttaattcattatctttcaataatccgaccctttaggattgtatccttgctgactcaaactactgggttgagggtaacgtcgccttcaaaagaggggtctactacaataactaagataatctcttaaacaagtgcaaaagtgcgaaaataatcaaaggttatactaatacacgagtcggatccaagtgattcatcttgtctatctgtttttatttttattttatttttcagcatttagtttttattttcttaatttaaaaatctcttctaacatttttgatttggttagacgttgaggataaaccggtactaaaagctcttgtgtccttggactacctcggtatcttaccaacactatactacgtccacgatgggtgcacttgcccatatgtgtgtttagtgttagtaaatatcgtattttataaatttaaaacttggctaaaagtgtaaaaagggcttaaaatatacatctaaaatataacacacttcacgcacattaGTCGTGGCAATCgtggtttaatccatgggaaTCACCATCAATCAAGGAGGGGGGTTGTATACCATTTAATTAATTGTCTTATGTGGAAATAATGTTCCAATCCATGACCCCCACACCCCATAGCCTTATAATATAACTAAACTCACTCCCATATTTTTAGGGTCAtcattgtgaatgctctaagaagTAGAAacattatatattaaatatatatagttttaaaaaattaaaaagtagTTATGAAatatcatatttttgaaattGAGGACATATATAAAATGTATTGACGTAGGAAAAATGTGTAGGTGtgtgtttaaaaaataaaatatatctaAAAGTTAAAAACATATGATGACATAATTTGATCAATGTAAAGAGATATTCTAATAACTTAAATGTTTGTTGTGGGTTTAGCAAGATGAAGACTCATAAAACTTGCAACATatcttttaatttattttaaaaagTACTTTCCATCATTTTGCTTTTCTTTATCTTTTCTATGAAATATATATACatggatttttcattttcaacgtACAAActaaaatattaatatataaatacTTTTGATCATAGAGTTTTGTCTTTTTAAAAGTGAGGAAGTAAACTTATTGCTATTTTGATACAACTATAGCTTTTTTTAATGCAATTTCCCATATAAGAAACACCAAAACAAATAAATAGTGATGATGAAATAAACCATTGCTCTTGTCTCTTCACAACCCTACATTCAAACTTTCTTTGTCTCCTTTCCCACCTTTTAAAGCCTTATTTATTTCACCATTTTCAAGTCACCTCGTGTGCACCCATCTTCTTTAACACCCACCACAAGTTTCCAAGCTTCTTCCATGGCAGCCTCCGTAGGAACTGGCTCACCTTGTGGTGCATGCAAGTTTCTCAGAAGAAAATGCACTCCAGATTGCATCTTTGCACCCTACTTCTGCTCCGAACAAGGGCCTGCTCGATTTGCCTCGATTCACAAGGTGTTTGGCGCAAGCAATGTTTCGAAATTGTTGCACCATGTGGCAGTTGCTGACCGCTGTGAGGCAGTGGTCAGCATTGCTTATGAAGCTCAAGCTAGGATCAAAGATCCTGTTTTGGGCTGCGTTGCACATATCTTCGCCTTACAACAGCAGGTACAAACCATGAGAGtgattaaaagttaaaaaaaattagtttttcaATGAAAAAAGtgtaggggtgtgaatttctgacacgacccgaaaacacgacacgaacctaacacgaaattcgcggatttgggtttagtctaaacgggttcgggtcagtttcaggttgaacccgccgacccgtttagctaaacgggtcaggttcgggtcaacccggtcaggttggcgggttgacccatttaacccatttatattaaaattatatttttacagTATGTTTTATGCAATAATTTGATTAGGTGTGTAATTTTATGTAataaatataacttaaaaagGGAAATTGacataatattttataattttaatgtaattttattatataaatttgtgTCTTTTGTTGTATatgttaattttaatatattaatttgttgaaaaaaattaaaaaacaaaaaattcgggttgaatggGTCGGGTTCGTGTCAGCCTGAGAAtattcgggtcgggttcgggttcagGTTCATATGCATGAcacaattttcgggttcgggtttgtCTAAAATttttgggttcgggtcgggttaaaCCCGCCAACCCACGAACACGACTCGTTTAACACCCCTAAAAAAGAGGCGAGCCTGAAATTCATGGGTTCTAGTTGTAGAAATAGCATTTTGCATAAATGCATGGCAACAGCGGCGGAACCAGAGAGGGGTCAAGAGGGTTCGTTGACCCTTCGATCACCggaactttttgaatttttatttaaaaattttgagtttttaaaAAACAAACTTAGAGATGGACCCTCTAATTTGAACCGGTATAGAATATAAGCTTATAATGACCACCTAACTAAATCGTTCTGGTTCCGTCACTGCATGGCAATAATGGGTAAACTCATTTTTTCGAGAACTCGAAAACTTCTAAAAAAAAAGTTTAGAAAAACACATCAAATatgttttaaatatttttttactgtAAATCTAGcattttaaaatacaaaaagttctttacttttaaagaaaacaatttttttttataattacacatatgtaataTTACGAAAAAACCAAGCCAGTCAATCTCCCCATACCCACcctccaaaaaacctaaaccccccacttTCACCCTCAAAACACCTGAAAACTAAACCTACAACCTAAACTCCTCAAAAATCTAACCCTAAAAGTTAAACTAAACTTAaaatctaaaccctaaggctaagtACTATTGCATATGTGCAATACTATAATAGTGGCATTGAAAAAAGAACAACatgttaaatcttttatttatggtgaaaaaatatgctcgaatatacttgtatgaaagataagaaaatttatAATCTTAGGgtgcaatttaaaaaaaaaataataacgtATGAAGAATAtagaaatttttaaaattttatatagagtaaactgtcattttggtccctgaggtttggtcacttttaacactttagtccaaatttgaAACCTTTGCATCTGGTTCCatatggtttcacttttattgtcattttggttcAAAAATGAAATAATGTCATATTTCTCAAATTAAATCCTGGTATTTTGTCTTTTTTCTCATGAGCAAAATgattatttcttttttattttattaaaagtttttaataaaacaataatCTTTTGTGGGTCCCACCACACCcccacttcttcttcttcttctacctCCTTTCTCTCTGTCTCTCTCCTGCCATAACAACCACCATCCATCACCACCTCCACCAGCATCAatctccaccaccgccaccatctaTCTCCACACAAGCTCTATAACTCTATCACTACACCTCATTAATATATATGCATTATAACCTAAATACCTACTTGTGTCCAAACCCCATGCCATCATCAAATTAACAAAAGTAACAAACCAAATTTTACAACAAACACTCATTTACCACAAACAACACAAAACAATcaccaaattttcaaaattcaaaacctCACTTACCACAGCAACATCACCAGACTCAAATCTTCTCGCATAATCCTCCACCACAACCGACGCAGCAGCAGCCTTCTTCTTCATCACAAACCGCTTACTCTACACCAACAACTCTTCCGCCACATCTCCATCCACCACAACCACATCAGGACTCCCGATCGACTACGACGCCACCGTCACCGTCCCCGATGGCGGCATAACCACCACCTTCGGCACCAGCGCCTCCACCATCTCCGATTTGCCATAAATCAAACTCCGATTGTTGAAAATCGCCTAAACCCTAGCCACTACTTCCAAAAATTCAGCCTGCGCCTTCTCGGTACGAAGCTCTGGTGGAAATCTGTTCATGTCCGCCTCTACCAAAACGAGATCCAAGTTTAACATCCCctgatagagagagagaagagagagatagaagagagagatagagagagagagagacagaggggTGTTCCTGTGATTgagaaaaaaaagagagaaagagaCGAAGGGGTGTTTAGATAAAGAGAGTGCAgagtttatatattatataaattttcTATTTAATGACCATTTAGCCCCTGAgtaaaaggacaaaatagcatgatttaatttgagaaatatgagcagatttcatttttggaccaaaatgtcaataaaactgaaaccacatggacccaaatgcaaaatgtttgagttttggactaaagtggcaaaagtgaccaaacctcagggaccaaaatgacagtttactcatttatatatttttttccaattttaccaATCCTTCATTAAAAGCCCTCCTGCCTTCATTAAGGAGAAGTATTCGAGTCTTCTCACTAACTATTGAAAATGTTTAGAAAGATTGCCGTAAAAAAATTGAAATGGTGTTTTCCGGCTCCTTACAGCAGCTGTAAAAAAAGTGATAACATAAGCATGACATCACTTTCTACATCATTTACGGCTGcggtaaatgaaaaaaaaataaactattttttttttttggaaaacttgatttttgttttaggatttttggtaatttttttttgaaaaatcctttCGTAAgaccgagttctctaagttcttacaactcgtataagttttcattttacccttaccctatatatataagttTTCATTTTACAACTCCTGTAAAAAATGACTCTtttcgtgagaagtgtgagaaggcatAGAAATTGACATGTAAGCATCATGTTTTGAACTTAGGTatgatgttttgggttgttttggcaaGGAAAattcaaacataacaatttaaaacacaatgcaacGTATTATTGGCGTGGaatttaaaacacactacttaacacttaaacacactacttaacgttctttgcatggtgttttaagttttaagcctAGAAATCATTGCATTGTGTCTTAacttgttatgtttggtgtttttcttgccaaaacaacccaaaacattaTCCCAAGTCCAAAACATGCTGTCTACATATGAATTTTTATGCCTTCTCACGAAAAAtgtcttttttacaggatcctaagaCTATATattagggatcctaagagaagtccaccctatttgggAAACTTGAGAAAcaatctggaccacacatttcccTAAGTTTTTCATAACATACACATATGTATacagtcaattttaaactatgcatatatgtatattagaaaaagcttagggaaaatgtgtggtctagAATGTTTCTCAATTAGTCTAGTACTTCTCACATGACCCTAACCAtggttatatatatacacatcacACACGCAGATTCAATTCCACTGGTCTTTATAGTAGGGATTTGATTATTGTAGTTAATAATGAAGATGTTTAAATTTCTGTTTTTAATTATAAAGTAATTAGTTTTCTTCAAGGAAAATAAAAATCATAATCGATCAACAAATTTTGTCCTCCACTAAGATTTATCTTCTAGTTTTGTCCTGTGGGTGTAATACAAGAAATTCTTCATTTGTATCATTATGAACCATGATTAATGTTTCGTTACTTTTTGGCCAATTTAATGAAACTTTAGGTTGCATGGTTACAAGCACAGTTGCTGCAAGCCAGAGCTCAAGTGGCACAAAGCTGCCGGGATTCAAGAAACACTAAAAGTCAATGGTCTGCAAACATGGCTGGAGCAATGTCTTATCAGGATTACATGAATGCTACAAATTTCATGAACTGCAACACATCACCACAAAGTTCAATGGACTCAATCGATCATATCAATGAAGGAATGTTGAGGAAGTGAGGAACTGGCATAGATTAGATGTAGCTCGATCTAGTGATAAATAATATGTGATGTTATGGAGCCAGGATATATGTTATAAAGTTTAAGTTAGATATGAGTTAGCAAGACATCTTAATAAGTTTCTTGTAATTGCCCATGGTGATAACcctatattttgaaaacatgatGCCAGTTTACATGGGCTCTTGAATTGAATATGATTGATATTCTTCAATCATGAATTTGAAATTAATCAGAAAAAATAGTTTTACTTTTTATATTAAAATGCATGTTGAGTAACAAATTGTTTcaaactatatataatatattgcTACCAAAATTCGTGCCTACATGACCATCTTGGGTTATCGAACTCACACGGATTTTACACCGTTAGGGCACACGGAGTGGGCGGTAAAGGGGTTCTGCAAAGTGGCTTTGCCGCTCGGGTACACCGCCGCCAACCTCCTTTGTCGCTCGGTAAAGCTCAAGATGCGGTAACAGGTTGCCGATCGGGGAGAGGGAGGGTaggagagagagggggtgtgtggggtggggtccatgtcatctcaaccaatcacacatttttctttatttttttaaatagtttaccaattcatgaagtgtctaaccattgccaacacttttcagcataGTTTAAATACTTTTCATTGAATGACATGACATACTTtcattggttgattttgaagtttaccactttcaagtgtctaaccactccctacacccttaAAATTATACCAAAATTAGGGAGGGGCACTACGTTTGCCTCCTCTGTAACCCAGGCATCCTGCCATGTCACCTTATCTCTACCTTCAACTACCTTAATATCACAAAATTACTAACCACACTTCTTTCAATTACCCTAAAGCCTTTTTAATTTCTgagttaattacgtttttcgtccatgtggtttgtcaaaaatcattatttcagtccattagtttaaataTTGCGAAAACagtccctgtgatttcactttcgtaactatttcaGTCCACTTACTTAACACCGTCAAATTATTCTGTTAAGTTTTGatgaaatgaccaaattgccattgctaacccaccaaattttaataaaatatgcTGGTCAGATTCGAACCCATGACCTTTAAGCAACCAATAAACCATTGAGCCATGTATTAAGTTTGTGATTTAAATCATATTGTTTTCTTTTTAACATAAAGCCCAGCCCGCCTTCCCTCTTGTCTCATCGTCGTCTGGTAATATCACTAGCAGAATTCCAGGATAAAATAACATAATCAATCTTCACCCATTTAACAAACCTAGATTTAATACGAGTGCAAAATCCTTCACCGTTTTAACAAATCTATCTAAAAATTGGTATATAGCTTCATTCATACTAAAATCAAGGGGttaatgtgacaactgtcaaaatttcaggtatccgtacaactattaaaccatgattagtgctgaattacaattaactgCTTACTGATTATTGCTATacacatacatgtgcatcacatattgcttaaTGTCATATCATTAATGCATGTGAACTTTATTGACTCAAATGGtgcacgaaacacagttagcacagttaacaGATAAATCAGAAAGATGCTGATGGGATTCAGCATATAGGCAGACAATgtgttgagacacagaatgagccagaaaccaagtattacaccCTTGGCAGGGGAGAAGGTACGAACTTCgaactagtatagtgtgtaggaaagtgaggatcacaaaactgccttcctagtgatagtttaagtgccggaaagtgcctaaaactcacataaagtgctgaattcagcaaaaatcagcaattttcagcatttaaacaatcTAATATCATGTAGAAATAtagttaaatggtcctgaatgctttcctaagtttcgagaatcaaaagtgtcacaaaaggtaacataaagcactctaaactgcatagtttagcaccttaacgaaccggtaaccaaccgaacaaccggacactacccgaaacaccaaattttcactagaagcactgttttaacattaccaagctagttatggtccccgaacatcataacactacataaatatctagtaactaaagtCTAACTAAATACTTACATTTTAACCTAAATAACTTAGTTACAACCTAATcctactacccccccccccaccacctATGTAATCGGCCCAACAAGGGACCCACTTGGGATTTTCTTTCAATATAATAATAGATCATGTTTCTCCATAATGAGTATAAGAACCATAAGTTAAAGTCTTAAAATGGTTATAAGTATAACCCTTGTGATCATAACCTCATTCTTacacacactaaacacacacacttTCTCTCCTTCTCCTTGCCTTGTTCTTTGCCGaactcaccaccaccatcatcactatCATTCATCCATCCTAcatccattccaagcatatacaagtgTGTTAGAGGTTACACAAAGgagctaggagctttcggaagttcaagaaccTCCTTCACTTGCTTTTATCCATCTCTTATCtcacttgatcatccctagctttgagctagtggtaagaacatcaTACACTTTATTTTACATAtatttcaagtggttaaaagaagattcATGATGATATTCATGTGTATATTTTGgcaaataatattttggacaccaagggaaacaaaaatatgatttttacaattattacaaagttatatcatatttttgacaagaagaaaatatattattttgggtgaataaagatatgtattttcttggaattattagaagatgtattatttttgggagaaaatatatattttttaaacaaacatgaaatacaatatatTTGGAGTGAAAGATAaattttctcaaataaatatgaaatataccatttttggagaaaaataagtttatatatattttctaagctagacttgaaaatatattatttttggacttatatgaaaatacaaatatttttgcccaagggaaaaattataaataatttttctaagtagtatttcttaatatatatatatatatatatatatatatattggaaatATATATGGATTTTTACTAAGGATACTTCACAATTACAAGAGATACGTATTTTCATACGTATAATTACACTCCGGAATATGACCCCACATACATGGCGAAaatatacaaatacaagaatataaatacacccatccttgggaaggaaatacatgtATGAATACTTGAAGAAtatcaagttaaaatatattattttaacaaataattatataacttggaataatatcgaagacacgaagaaacgtaactcaaagacactaactaatactaagtcaaggcacgacccgctcgtctaatagatcatagtacattgtaggtagtcgtgtacaccaGAAGAAACTTGAGTTACTGTGATACGAAGACGTAAGACTGTGAGTTCGtgacccccttttcttttaactgatttcagttttataacttcgggagtgaagtacatgttacaactgTTTATAAACGTTAttatttggtatggttagctaaggaagggtattgctagatcatgtgagtggtgggtatgatgcttaagaccattaatcctcgttgtaggacggagggacatgagtgatagatctatttgggtgtagcgatcCCCGCCCATGTTGGACCAGGGTTTAGCCCATGGGATGACTATGTCTTACAGTCGGAAGCCCGGTGCAAAGTTtactaggtttgagccttcctgcatcacgtcacacatattaatggccttgcaaaccattaatgatctatttttccttgttgctttcatactgGGATTTacaaacttacatacatactttcaatgattacaaaggtttattcatacacatAAATAAACAcacgaactcgctcaacttttgttgatgttttcaaactacatgtatttcagggaattagatGTGGTTCTGGCGGGCGTTTGGAAGTTCCAAGTGTTGTTTGAGAATAAAAGATATCATCCATGGTCTTAGGGTTTGGTTAGTGTGCCttatcctggacgagacacgtcttccaaaacCTGGTTTTATTTAatgtcttttgtcgagtccttgtgaactcttaaaacaagttgcatggtttgtactcgaatttgaattatatgttttaaaacaatgttgttgctatgtttttaaacttatttaatagATGAACATCTTCGGTTTTATCATATagatgttgttatgattgaatgcaatgatattaagtaAGTCATACATAattacgcttccgcaaaagtcagggtgtgacagtttggtatcagagcttcgattgtagcgaactaggattctttctcgagtctagactacaatcattagggctctcacgaaaatgtttttacaacatgttttcatttCATACACGAGACGCCCAAATCCAGGGAAACagacattttttttacaaaaataaaaagacGAGAAACACAATGCACAGTCACATGGTTGGTTTAGTCTTGGAGACTAgttggtttagtctgggagactaggtggtttagtctgggagactaggtagttcagtctgggagactgggtggtttagtctaggagactaggtggtttaatctgggagactaggtggtttagtctgggagactaggaaggATACATGATTACATGATTTCATTGACTTTGCTTGCATACTTAATGTTAGTGgttaatatatgtgcatatgttatgATTGTTATGTTACAGGCGGTATGTCATCTTCAGAGAGTGGGTTATCAGACGTTGATGACCCTATGGCCCTCGTCTCTGATAATGAGAGTGCACCCGATCCCGAGATACTTACATCCGACACTGAGAGTGACCCAGACATGATGTCCTAcgacgaggacgacttccagccgttcgcgttGCCCGACTTTGGCGATGATTTACCGCTTGCTGATGGTATCCCAGACGAGGATCCTTTTCTTATTCCCATTCCAGTTCACGATCATCTTATCATCGGTCACCCCGATGGtgagtgtgacaactcgaaatttcaaGGCTTTTCTTTTACGCATTACTTGTTCCACCATTTGGTTGATGATGCTGTAAGTTGTGCATGTTATTAGTAAGGTTAATGTGTAATGTTTAACCGTTACGTGAAACTGTACGTATTGTTTATTGTATAATGTTTAGACATAGCAGTATACCACACTTGATGATTCGCACTTGGCGAAACTTGGTCTTTCATCAAAGAGGGTTTTTCGTCACCAACCCCTTGACGAAACTTGGTCTTTCGTCAAGGAGGTCTTTCGCCGATAAGGGGCTTCGGCCTAGAATAGTTTGCGGCCCATACTCTTGTGTTTAAAACTGTTATGTAAACTAGAAACCCTAGAGTCCTCTCCCTCCCTATTGCCTGTGTGACGGCAGCCCCTGAATCCGGCCATCTTCTCCTCTTGAAGCATTCCCTTCATCGATCTAACGTATTGTCGGCAATTCCTTGGTTAGTATGGTTATGTTTATTTTAATCTTTTGTTGATTGTGCTTGGCTGTGTGTGACTGATTTATATGATGCAAGGATGCTTACGATTCTGTCGATCTAGGGATCTTGTTAGAGAAATCTAATAATAATATGAACATTGTTAATATGATGAGATGTTATGTAACTGGTTGTTTATAGGGCTGATCCGAATAACATGTTGTGATGGTAGCGATTGTGTCTTAACCTCGAGTTATGATTAAACTACGAACTGATTTAACATGATTATGGTAATCCTTATAACTATTGTTAATTGGCAAGAGGGTGATTAGTGTTCATGTGAATTCTGGAATGATTGTGTATGGAAAACTGTTTCGATCATCTACGATTAATTGTGTAACTGATTGGGTTATGTAAAAGTAAAAGTGTAACCGATTTTATCTTACTGAAGAATATGGAACTGGTGTTAGGTGACGAAACTTAGTAGGTGTTTCGCCATATGTGAACTTCGACGAATCTTAAGGGAGTTTTGTCATATGTGAGTCCGACGAACAATGGTGTTTCGTCACATAAATGACCCCGACGAATAATGGTGTTTCGCCATGTGTGAACCTGACGAAATATAGGTATTTTGTCACAAGGAAGTATTTCGCCGAGAAAGGGAACTAGTTGAACAGTAGGTACCATGT contains the following coding sequences:
- the LOC110892000 gene encoding LOB domain-containing protein 16, which produces MAASVGTGSPCGACKFLRRKCTPDCIFAPYFCSEQGPARFASIHKVFGASNVSKLLHHVAVADRCEAVVSIAYEAQARIKDPVLGCVAHIFALQQQVAWLQAQLLQARAQVAQSCRDSRNTKSQWSANMAGAMSYQDYMNATNFMNCNTSPQSSMDSIDHINEGMLRK